From Anaerohalosphaera lusitana, one genomic window encodes:
- a CDS encoding sensor histidine kinase, translated as MQKARQNKSYALIIAFVYALFGVVWILFSDRMLADFAQTPEEMTRLQTYKGWFYVVMMSIVVYLLVRAGERRLRRGHFKELEMAERLREQEEKYRSLVETTSDWIWEIDSDCVCTYCSPKVRDILGYEPEELLGKKPFEFMPEQLAGRARKVQMEAIQECKPLTALEYILYDKQGRGVVLEVSGVPITDDVGDVVSFRGVARDVSERKLAEQQREKLVRLLELKNQELQDIVYVASHDLRSPLVNILGFSGELSSSCERLLKALEEEDSGSEEIESVIRDEIRESLGFITVSSKKMSNLLDGMLQVSRIGTTEVEKEAVDMKRVVDDVLSTMRYKLKEDGMEVHVDQLPDCMGDRQLVDRAFSNIIDNAVKYRDRTRKGVIRISGELENGMSIYCIEDNGVGIAREHQANIFKIFHRLEPEGETKGEGLGLTIVRRIADRLDGRVWVESEPGEGSRFYIALPGVS; from the coding sequence ATGCAAAAGGCAAGACAGAACAAAAGTTATGCTCTTATCATCGCGTTTGTTTATGCGTTGTTCGGGGTTGTTTGGATTTTGTTTTCGGACAGGATGCTTGCCGACTTTGCGCAGACGCCGGAGGAGATGACGCGGCTGCAGACGTATAAGGGGTGGTTTTATGTTGTGATGATGTCGATTGTGGTGTATCTGCTTGTTCGGGCGGGAGAGAGACGGCTGCGACGTGGTCATTTCAAAGAGCTTGAAATGGCGGAGCGACTGCGGGAGCAGGAAGAGAAATACCGTTCGCTGGTGGAGACGACTTCGGACTGGATATGGGAGATCGACTCGGATTGTGTGTGCACGTACTGCAGTCCCAAAGTGAGAGATATACTTGGGTATGAGCCTGAGGAGTTGCTTGGGAAGAAGCCGTTTGAATTTATGCCTGAACAGTTAGCGGGTCGGGCCAGGAAAGTGCAGATGGAGGCGATACAGGAATGTAAGCCTTTGACAGCGTTAGAGTATATCCTTTATGATAAGCAGGGCAGGGGGGTGGTTCTGGAGGTGAGCGGGGTTCCGATCACGGATGATGTCGGGGATGTGGTGTCTTTTCGCGGGGTGGCGCGTGATGTGAGTGAGCGTAAACTGGCCGAGCAGCAGCGGGAAAAACTGGTCAGACTGCTCGAGCTTAAAAACCAGGAGCTGCAGGATATTGTCTATGTTGCTTCACACGATCTGCGTTCTCCTCTTGTGAACATTCTTGGTTTCAGCGGCGAGCTTTCTTCGTCCTGCGAGCGTTTACTGAAGGCCCTGGAAGAGGAAGATTCCGGCAGCGAAGAGATCGAATCTGTAATCCGGGACGAGATAAGGGAGTCTCTTGGGTTCATTACAGTCAGTTCGAAGAAGATGTCTAATCTGCTGGACGGTATGCTGCAGGTTTCGAGGATCGGAACGACTGAGGTTGAGAAAGAGGCGGTTGACATGAAGAGGGTGGTTGATGATGTTCTTTCGACAATGCGGTATAAGCTTAAAGAGGACGGGATGGAGGTCCATGTGGATCAGTTGCCGGACTGTATGGGTGATCGACAGTTAGTGGACAGGGCCTTTAGCAATATCATTGATAATGCTGTGAAGTATCGCGACAGGACGAGGAAGGGCGTGATCAGGATATCGGGCGAGCTTGAAAACGGGATGAGCATTTACTGCATAGAGGATAACGGCGTGGGGATCGCGAGGGAACATCAGGCCAATATTTTCAAGATATTTCACCGGCTCGAGCCGGAGGGTGAGACGAAAGGAGAAGGGTTGGGGCTGACGATTGTGAGGAGGATTGCGGACAGGTTGGACGGGCGTGTTTGGGTCGAATCGGAGCCGGGCGAGGGGAGCAGGTTCTATATTGCCTTGCCGGGGGTTTCGTGA
- the argJ gene encoding bifunctional glutamate N-acetyltransferase/amino-acid acetyltransferase ArgJ encodes MANMSVTAAKGFTASGVASGVKRSGKLDLGLVVCPEGAKAAGVFTTNKIVSPAVEVCREHIRRGKVYAAVVNSGNANCCTGQAGMDDAVTMCQVLAGEMGIQPGQVLIASTGIIGEKLPINKVKGGIFSAISELKDSGAAGDRFAEAIMTTDMRAKQAMRQFKIGSKVVTVGGTAKGAGMIGPNMATTICVLTTDMDISKGLLGKALRDAIGGSLNKLTVDGHQSTNDTALLLASGAAGNKPVSKQGTNYRKFAKAVREVCEDLTKQMGLDAEGATRIFKVEVKGAASQAEAGQAARAVADYDLVKCAVHGGDPNWGRIICAVGSCGVRLKPEKLTCRIGGVTVFRNGQPTRFDRKKVSEIIGQQEHVISIDLGAGRGEDFCWGCDLSKDYVTINADYHT; translated from the coding sequence ATGGCTAATATGAGTGTTACTGCGGCGAAGGGGTTTACGGCTTCCGGTGTTGCCAGCGGGGTCAAGCGTTCGGGGAAGCTGGATCTTGGGCTGGTGGTGTGTCCGGAGGGCGCGAAGGCGGCTGGGGTGTTTACGACGAACAAGATAGTTTCGCCTGCGGTTGAGGTCTGCCGTGAGCATATTCGGCGGGGCAAGGTTTATGCGGCTGTGGTCAACAGCGGTAACGCGAACTGCTGTACGGGTCAGGCGGGGATGGATGATGCGGTCACGATGTGTCAGGTGCTGGCGGGGGAGATGGGTATCCAGCCGGGGCAGGTGCTGATCGCGTCGACGGGAATCATTGGTGAGAAGCTGCCTATAAACAAGGTCAAGGGCGGGATATTCAGCGCGATAAGCGAGCTCAAGGACAGCGGTGCGGCGGGGGATCGGTTTGCCGAGGCGATAATGACGACGGATATGCGTGCCAAGCAGGCGATGCGGCAGTTCAAGATCGGCAGCAAGGTCGTGACGGTCGGCGGGACCGCGAAAGGCGCGGGGATGATCGGGCCGAACATGGCGACAACGATCTGCGTGCTGACGACTGATATGGATATTTCGAAGGGGCTGCTGGGCAAGGCGCTGCGGGATGCGATCGGCGGGTCGCTGAACAAGCTGACGGTGGACGGGCATCAGAGTACGAACGATACGGCGCTGCTGCTGGCCAGCGGTGCGGCTGGGAACAAGCCGGTTAGCAAACAGGGGACGAATTACCGGAAGTTCGCAAAGGCTGTGCGGGAGGTTTGCGAGGACCTGACGAAGCAGATGGGGCTTGACGCTGAGGGTGCGACGCGGATATTCAAGGTCGAGGTGAAGGGCGCGGCGAGTCAGGCGGAGGCCGGGCAGGCAGCGCGGGCGGTTGCGGATTACGATCTGGTCAAGTGTGCGGTGCACGGCGGGGACCCGAACTGGGGGCGGATAATCTGTGCGGTCGGTTCATGCGGAGTGAGGCTGAAACCTGAGAAGCTGACGTGCAGGATCGGCGGGGTGACGGTGTTCAGGAACGGTCAGCCTACACGGTTCGACCGCAAGAAGGTGAGCGAGATCATCGGTCAGCAAGAGCATGTTATCAGTATCGATCTCGGGGCCGGTAGAGGCGAGGATTTCTGCTGGGGATGTGATCTGAGCAAAGATTATGTAACTATAAATGCTGATTATCATACGTGA
- a CDS encoding sodium-translocating pyrophosphatase, with translation MLAFTGTVLAAEEGGAGGSAIELIWWIAPIAALIALGFAIYFYKKVMEAPEGTPRMIEIAKDVREGAYAYLFRQYKVVTIAFAVLLVIFAILSYMGVQNPFVPVAFLTGGFFSGLCGFLGMKTATNASARTAQGASEGLNRGLQVAFRSGAVMGLVVVGFGLLDITLWFWILDKLIYTTEHMESGLKFLGLWLVKPGTDEHHKLVEITTTMLTFGMGASTQALFARVGGGIYTKAADVGADLVGKVEAGIPEDDPRNPATIADNVGDNVGDVAGMGADLYESYCGSILATAALGAALPLASFKGNGMTPLHAVMAPMIVAGIGILLSIIGIFMVKCREGASQKNLLKALLTGTLGSSVFIVIALIIMALLGWITWGIFGSVISGLLAGVIIGQLTEYYTSDEYGPTKGIADQAQMGPATTIIDGFATGMYSAGFPVITIVIGILCAFGFAGGFSDVSMGLYGIGFAAVGMLATLGITLATDAYGPIADNAGGNAEMSGLDPQVRERTDALDSLGNTTAATGKGFAIGSAGLTAMALLAAYLEEVRIWAGKLAQQAEAGIYKVGDVVFFQGTANDGIPEKVQASFDSLKATAEGASLKLVGTYDAIMPDFVEAYNLTIMNPKLICGLFIGSMMAFVFCAMTMKAVGRAAGAMVNEVRRQFKEKPGIIEGKEKPDYARCVAISTAGAQKEMVLPSTIAILVPVLTGLILGVAGVLGILAGGLVCGFALAITLNNAGGAWDNAKKYIEKGHFGGKGSEAHKAGVVGDTVGDPFKDTSGPSLNILIKLMTMVSVVFSGVVVKFAPAIAGLLGMGGSN, from the coding sequence ATGTTGGCATTTACCGGAACAGTGCTTGCTGCTGAAGAGGGCGGTGCCGGCGGCAGTGCGATCGAACTGATCTGGTGGATCGCGCCGATAGCAGCGCTGATCGCTCTGGGCTTTGCAATTTACTTCTATAAGAAGGTAATGGAAGCTCCGGAAGGAACGCCCAGGATGATCGAGATCGCAAAGGACGTTCGCGAGGGCGCCTACGCTTATCTGTTCAGGCAGTATAAGGTTGTGACGATCGCTTTCGCAGTATTGCTGGTCATTTTTGCGATCCTGTCCTACATGGGTGTTCAGAACCCGTTTGTGCCGGTCGCGTTCCTGACTGGTGGTTTCTTCAGCGGTCTGTGCGGCTTTTTGGGCATGAAGACAGCGACGAACGCTTCTGCACGTACCGCACAGGGTGCGAGCGAGGGCCTGAACAGGGGTCTGCAGGTTGCATTCCGCAGTGGTGCTGTAATGGGTCTGGTCGTTGTTGGCTTTGGTCTGCTGGATATCACGCTGTGGTTCTGGATTTTGGACAAGCTCATCTATACGACAGAGCATATGGAGAGCGGCCTGAAGTTCCTGGGTCTGTGGCTGGTCAAGCCCGGTACCGATGAACATCATAAGCTGGTTGAGATCACCACTACAATGCTGACTTTCGGTATGGGTGCATCTACTCAGGCGTTGTTCGCACGTGTCGGCGGCGGTATCTACACTAAGGCTGCTGACGTTGGTGCAGACCTTGTTGGTAAGGTCGAGGCCGGTATTCCTGAGGATGACCCGCGTAATCCTGCTACGATCGCTGATAACGTTGGTGACAACGTTGGTGACGTTGCCGGTATGGGTGCTGACCTTTACGAGAGTTACTGCGGTTCGATCCTTGCGACGGCTGCTCTGGGTGCCGCACTGCCCCTGGCTTCGTTCAAGGGTAACGGCATGACTCCTCTGCACGCAGTTATGGCTCCTATGATCGTTGCGGGTATCGGTATTCTGCTTTCGATCATTGGTATCTTTATGGTTAAGTGCCGTGAAGGTGCTTCGCAGAAGAATCTGCTCAAAGCCCTGCTGACCGGTACGCTGGGCAGCTCGGTATTCATCGTTATCGCGCTGATCATCATGGCCCTGCTGGGCTGGATCACCTGGGGTATTTTTGGTTCCGTTATTTCCGGTCTGCTTGCCGGTGTGATCATCGGACAGTTGACCGAGTACTATACTTCTGATGAGTACGGCCCGACGAAGGGTATCGCAGATCAGGCCCAGATGGGTCCTGCGACGACGATCATCGACGGTTTTGCGACCGGTATGTACAGTGCAGGTTTCCCGGTTATCACAATCGTGATCGGCATTCTGTGTGCGTTCGGTTTTGCGGGCGGCTTCTCAGATGTGAGCATGGGTCTTTACGGTATCGGTTTCGCGGCTGTCGGTATGCTGGCGACGCTGGGTATCACTCTTGCTACCGACGCTTACGGCCCGATCGCGGATAACGCGGGTGGTAACGCCGAGATGAGTGGTCTGGATCCGCAGGTTCGTGAGAGAACAGACGCACTTGACAGTCTTGGTAACACGACTGCTGCGACCGGTAAGGGTTTTGCCATCGGTTCGGCTGGTCTGACGGCAATGGCTCTGCTGGCCGCGTATCTCGAAGAGGTACGTATCTGGGCGGGCAAGCTGGCACAGCAGGCTGAGGCAGGCATTTACAAGGTCGGCGACGTTGTATTCTTCCAGGGTACAGCCAACGACGGCATACCTGAGAAGGTCCAGGCGAGCTTTGATTCGCTCAAGGCTACGGCGGAAGGCGCGAGTCTGAAGTTGGTCGGTACTTATGATGCTATCATGCCTGACTTTGTTGAAGCATATAATCTGACTATCATGAACCCGAAGCTTATCTGCGGTCTGTTTATTGGTAGTATGATGGCGTTCGTATTCTGTGCGATGACCATGAAGGCAGTCGGCCGTGCGGCTGGTGCTATGGTTAACGAAGTACGCCGTCAGTTCAAGGAAAAGCCCGGAATCATCGAAGGAAAAGAGAAGCCTGACTATGCACGCTGTGTTGCGATCTCGACTGCCGGTGCCCAGAAGGAAATGGTACTGCCATCGACTATCGCGATCCTGGTTCCTGTATTGACAGGTCTGATCCTCGGTGTTGCAGGTGTACTCGGTATTCTGGCTGGTGGTCTGGTTTGCGGTTTCGCACTGGCTATCACGCTTAACAATGCCGGCGGTGCCTGGGACAATGCCAAGAAGTACATCGAAAAGGGTCACTTCGGCGGTAAGGGCAGTGAGGCTCATAAGGCTGGTGTCGTTGGTGACACTGTCGGTGATCCGTTCAAGGATACATCCGGTCCGAGCCTTAACATCCTCATCAAGCTGATGACGATGGTAAGCGTTGTATTCAGTGGTGTGGTTGTCAAGTTCGCACCAGCTATTGCCGGTCTTCTCGGAATGGGCGGCAGCAACTAA
- the rsfS gene encoding ribosome silencing factor, whose translation MVEKQVMDNKEFAFEAAKIAAGLNCTDVKVVDLRGKSPATEFFVIATSTSARQSRTVADDIDDFAEEAGHARYGRAGYDIGRWILLDYVDVVVHVFDAESRDYYQLESLWGDAKEYAVAE comes from the coding sequence TTGGTTGAAAAACAGGTAATGGACAATAAGGAGTTCGCGTTCGAGGCGGCGAAGATCGCGGCTGGTCTGAACTGCACGGACGTGAAGGTTGTGGATCTGCGGGGCAAGAGTCCGGCGACGGAATTTTTCGTTATTGCGACCAGTACGAGTGCCAGACAAAGCAGGACGGTCGCGGATGATATAGACGATTTTGCCGAAGAGGCCGGCCATGCTAGGTACGGCAGGGCGGGTTACGATATCGGCAGATGGATACTGCTGGATTATGTGGATGTCGTGGTGCATGTGTTCGATGCCGAGAGCCGGGACTATTATCAGCTCGAGTCGCTGTGGGGCGATGCTAAGGAGTATGCGGTAGCTGAATAG
- the argS gene encoding arginine--tRNA ligase: MKTIVEILSGRVSEAMEKVTGEADCQALVRQSQDARFGDYQSNGVMGLAKRLKTNPRELAGKIVAELDVSDMCEEPEVAGPGFINFTLKNEFIGGRLAGMDKDAAGRLGIDSTEEAKKVVVDFSAPNIAKQMHVGHLRSTIIGDCICRLMEFRGHEVVRQNHIGDWGTQFGMLIAYLKDENPEVIDKPETVEIADLEQFYKNAKKRCDEDPAFEAKARSEVVKLHNHAEDTLTVWKHIVDESRKHYQPIYDMLGVDLDESNERGESFYADRLAGVVEELKTRGVAIESEGAVCVFPEGFKNKEGDPLPFIVQKSDGAFLYATTDMAALQYRLRELGADKVIYVTDGRQQLHFKMLFASARMADWVSEDAELMHVWFGTMLGEDGKPFKTRSGKTIKLRDLLSEAVERARGVVEEKNPGLNDEQKDQVARAVGIGAVKYADFSNNRTTDYVFSFDRMLSMDGNTAPYMQYAYARVKSIERKAEEKGVDIAAEVERLGALNVSEPAEVELGKHIMRYGEAIASASADCRPNFLTSYLYDLAQKFSSFYSACPVLGADEDKRATRLVLCDLTANVIRHGLSELLGIDVVEQM, from the coding sequence ATGAAGACGATTGTTGAGATACTTAGCGGGCGGGTTAGTGAAGCGATGGAGAAGGTGACCGGCGAGGCTGATTGCCAGGCGCTGGTTCGGCAGAGTCAGGATGCGCGGTTCGGCGATTATCAGTCGAACGGTGTGATGGGGCTTGCGAAGAGGCTCAAGACGAATCCGCGCGAGCTGGCGGGCAAGATCGTGGCGGAGCTGGATGTGAGCGATATGTGTGAGGAGCCGGAAGTTGCGGGCCCGGGGTTTATCAACTTTACGCTGAAGAACGAGTTTATCGGCGGTCGTCTGGCTGGGATGGATAAGGATGCGGCTGGGCGGCTTGGTATCGACAGTACGGAGGAGGCTAAGAAGGTGGTGGTCGATTTTTCCGCGCCGAATATCGCCAAACAAATGCATGTGGGACATTTGCGGAGTACGATCATTGGGGACTGTATCTGCAGGCTGATGGAGTTTCGCGGGCACGAGGTCGTCAGGCAGAATCATATCGGCGACTGGGGGACGCAGTTCGGGATGCTGATCGCGTATCTAAAGGACGAGAACCCCGAGGTGATCGATAAGCCCGAGACGGTCGAGATAGCGGACCTGGAGCAGTTTTACAAGAATGCGAAAAAGCGGTGCGACGAGGATCCGGCATTCGAGGCGAAGGCGCGGAGCGAGGTGGTCAAGCTGCACAATCATGCTGAGGATACGCTGACGGTGTGGAAGCATATCGTTGACGAATCTCGGAAGCATTATCAGCCGATCTATGATATGCTGGGTGTTGACCTGGATGAGAGCAATGAGCGGGGCGAGAGTTTTTATGCGGATCGGCTTGCGGGTGTTGTCGAGGAGCTGAAGACCAGGGGCGTTGCGATCGAATCGGAAGGCGCGGTTTGCGTCTTTCCGGAGGGTTTCAAGAACAAGGAAGGCGATCCGCTGCCGTTCATCGTGCAGAAGTCGGACGGGGCGTTTTTGTATGCGACGACGGATATGGCGGCGCTGCAATATCGGCTCAGGGAGCTGGGGGCGGATAAGGTTATTTATGTCACGGACGGTCGGCAGCAGCTTCATTTCAAGATGCTGTTCGCGAGTGCGAGGATGGCGGACTGGGTGAGCGAGGATGCAGAGCTGATGCATGTGTGGTTCGGGACGATGCTTGGCGAGGACGGCAAGCCTTTCAAGACGCGGTCGGGCAAGACGATCAAGCTGCGGGATCTTTTGAGCGAGGCGGTCGAACGGGCGCGCGGTGTGGTCGAGGAGAAGAACCCGGGGCTGAATGACGAACAGAAGGATCAGGTCGCGAGGGCGGTCGGGATCGGTGCGGTCAAGTATGCGGATTTTTCGAATAATCGCACGACGGACTATGTGTTCAGCTTTGACCGGATGCTGTCGATGGACGGCAATACCGCGCCGTATATGCAGTATGCGTATGCGAGGGTGAAGTCGATCGAGCGGAAGGCGGAGGAAAAGGGCGTGGACATCGCGGCGGAGGTTGAGAGGCTGGGTGCGCTGAATGTGAGTGAGCCGGCGGAGGTCGAGCTGGGCAAGCATATCATGCGGTATGGCGAGGCGATCGCGTCGGCGAGTGCGGACTGTCGGCCGAATTTTTTGACGTCATATCTGTATGATCTGGCGCAGAAGTTCAGCAGCTTTTACAGTGCGTGTCCGGTGCTGGGGGCGGATGAGGATAAGCGGGCTACGCGGCTGGTTCTGTGTGATCTGACGGCGAACGTGATACGGCACGGGCTGAGCGAGCTGCTTGGGATCGATGTGGTTGAGCAGATGTAG
- a CDS encoding secondary thiamine-phosphate synthase enzyme YjbQ, whose translation MKIYDEVVDVRTNKRNDMIDITAKVRDVVVKSGVANGDCIVFCKHTTGGVTINENADPDVVHDVLLTLDELVPEHRTGYRHGEGNSDSHVKSSLVGCSEQVLIKDGRLVLGTWQGIYFCEFDGPRSRKVVVQVRGE comes from the coding sequence ATGAAAATTTATGACGAAGTGGTAGATGTCAGGACGAATAAGCGTAACGATATGATAGACATTACCGCGAAGGTGCGGGATGTTGTGGTTAAGTCGGGTGTGGCGAACGGTGACTGTATCGTTTTCTGCAAGCATACGACGGGCGGGGTGACGATCAATGAGAACGCGGACCCGGATGTGGTGCATGATGTGCTGCTGACGCTGGATGAGCTGGTGCCTGAGCATCGGACGGGGTACCGGCATGGCGAGGGCAACAGTGATTCGCATGTGAAGAGTTCGCTGGTGGGGTGCAGTGAGCAGGTGCTGATAAAGGACGGCCGGCTGGTGCTGGGTACGTGGCAGGGGATATATTTCTGCGAATTCGATGGGCCGAGGAGCAGGAAGGTGGTTGTGCAGGTTCGCGGGGAGTAG
- a CDS encoding DNA topoisomerase IV subunit A, which translates to MAKRKNIPIEERIIENARGVHGKIVKSQKPTMSTPVRSLSNVKYDTKKGFFQIMGKSKLRTLTVSTCKAFAQTLKMMALSKELIDTDDIATKREAYYISKNWGKAGFSDQPESDTIMDDVEAMFTVNREQLKFVPEEKGGDIAGNLIVMDKDSKGRKLKIDCTKFGSGAYSIPSSVEELKFKSDAKFILAIETAGMFQRLVKYDYWAKQNCILVSMGGVPTRACRRFIRRLSDELKIPVYAFVDGDPYGYFNIYRTLKVGSGNAAHINEFFCVPKTRFLGVTPQDIKDYGLPTHPLKEVDIKRAKDALKNDPFVKHHKKWQAAINQMLKMGVRVEQQAFAKHGLDFVVNEYLPAKLKKTSSFLP; encoded by the coding sequence ATGGCAAAGCGGAAGAATATACCGATTGAAGAGCGAATAATAGAGAATGCCAGGGGTGTTCACGGCAAGATCGTCAAGAGCCAGAAGCCGACGATGAGTACGCCGGTTCGTTCCCTATCGAACGTGAAATACGATACGAAAAAGGGCTTTTTCCAGATCATGGGCAAGAGCAAGCTGCGTACGCTTACGGTGAGTACGTGCAAGGCGTTTGCTCAGACGCTGAAGATGATGGCGCTTTCGAAAGAGCTGATCGATACGGATGATATCGCGACGAAGAGGGAAGCGTATTATATTTCGAAGAACTGGGGCAAGGCAGGTTTTTCGGATCAGCCCGAGTCGGACACGATCATGGACGATGTGGAAGCGATGTTTACGGTAAATCGTGAGCAGCTAAAGTTCGTGCCTGAAGAGAAGGGCGGTGACATCGCCGGAAACCTGATCGTGATGGACAAGGACAGCAAAGGCCGAAAGCTCAAGATCGACTGTACGAAGTTCGGCAGCGGCGCTTATTCGATCCCTAGCAGTGTCGAGGAGCTGAAATTCAAGAGCGATGCGAAGTTCATACTGGCGATCGAGACGGCTGGTATGTTCCAGCGGCTGGTGAAGTATGATTATTGGGCGAAGCAGAACTGCATACTGGTAAGCATGGGAGGCGTGCCGACGCGTGCGTGCAGGCGGTTTATCAGGCGTTTGAGCGATGAGCTCAAGATCCCTGTCTACGCGTTTGTGGATGGTGATCCGTACGGGTATTTCAATATTTATCGTACTCTGAAGGTGGGCAGCGGTAATGCGGCCCATATCAATGAGTTTTTCTGCGTGCCGAAGACGCGTTTTCTGGGTGTGACGCCGCAGGATATCAAGGATTACGGTCTGCCGACGCATCCGCTCAAGGAGGTGGACATCAAGCGGGCGAAAGATGCGCTCAAGAACGATCCGTTCGTCAAACATCACAAGAAATGGCAGGCTGCGATCAATCAAATGCTCAAGATGGGCGTTCGTGTCGAGCAGCAGGCGTTTGCGAAGCACGGGCTGGACTTTGTGGTCAACGAGTATTTGCCTGCGAAGTTGAAGAAGACGTCTTCGTTCCTGCCTTGA
- a CDS encoding YggS family pyridoxal phosphate-dependent enzyme, producing the protein MSEIADRLEKIEQNICAACERAGRTRESVKLVVVTKTVGTEEIREVIQQGYTDLGESRVQHLKDVAEGVDEYLTINRGRSGVPAGVKWHMIGHLQRNKVKKALKYCSSIQSVDTLRLAEEINTNAGKQGLRPDVFIQVNCSGESQKYGVPVGAAGHLAEQIETMGNLRLVGLMTMAPLTKDDGVIRSCFARAREVFEDIRRDGLAGSQFRHLSMGMSQDYQIAVEEGATVLRVGSAIFAG; encoded by the coding sequence ATGTCTGAGATAGCTGATAGACTTGAGAAGATAGAACAAAATATTTGTGCGGCGTGTGAAAGGGCCGGCCGAACAAGGGAGAGTGTGAAGCTGGTTGTGGTCACCAAGACCGTTGGGACGGAAGAAATACGTGAAGTGATCCAGCAGGGGTATACGGACCTGGGTGAGAGCCGAGTGCAGCATCTCAAGGATGTCGCGGAGGGAGTTGATGAATATCTTACGATCAACAGAGGCCGTTCCGGTGTTCCTGCAGGGGTTAAGTGGCACATGATAGGTCATCTTCAGCGGAACAAGGTGAAAAAGGCGCTGAAGTACTGTTCGAGCATTCAGTCCGTCGATACGCTTCGGCTTGCCGAGGAGATCAATACGAACGCGGGCAAGCAGGGGCTTCGGCCGGACGTGTTCATTCAGGTAAACTGCAGCGGAGAATCGCAGAAGTACGGTGTGCCCGTCGGGGCGGCCGGGCATCTGGCGGAGCAGATCGAGACGATGGGCAACCTTCGGCTGGTGGGTTTGATGACGATGGCACCGCTTACGAAGGATGATGGTGTGATACGGAGTTGTTTTGCACGTGCGCGAGAGGTTTTCGAGGACATTCGAAGGGATGGCCTTGCGGGGTCGCAATTCAGACACTTGAGTATGGGGATGAGCCAGGATTACCAGATCGCAGTTGAAGAGGGGGCGACGGTGCTGCGGGTCGGCTCGGCAATTTTTGCTGGTTGA
- a CDS encoding response regulator: protein MGEPNLSGLKNGVFPRVSSVDRSEIIGDLWEFYVDSTTSLLTDLEAAAISLESEGSVEEDAADIRRILHSVKGDSGVSGLNDVYSLCHEVEGLFDEMADEPRAAADMILRVKDWISNVIEFIASGEFEEPEFEQSQAESEPGKLRALVVDDDPLCRKRVEMIISPYFHCDFAVTGLEGLQKFERSLGSGNRYDLVTLDINMPELDGHHTLQAIRSLESKNGIEGLDGVKIIMSTSCDESEHVFSAFRQGCEAYVIKREMGEKLPEQMVKLGLLKVTPTYSIR from the coding sequence ATGGGTGAACCAAATTTAAGTGGTTTAAAGAATGGGGTATTCCCGCGGGTCAGCAGCGTTGACCGCAGTGAGATCATAGGTGATCTGTGGGAGTTTTATGTGGATTCGACTACTTCGCTGCTGACCGATCTGGAAGCTGCTGCGATATCTCTGGAGTCAGAGGGCAGTGTCGAAGAAGACGCTGCGGACATACGCCGGATACTGCATTCGGTAAAAGGTGATTCGGGTGTGAGCGGTCTTAATGACGTTTACTCTCTCTGCCATGAAGTTGAAGGTCTTTTTGATGAAATGGCTGATGAGCCCAGGGCTGCTGCGGATATGATACTGCGTGTGAAGGACTGGATCTCAAACGTGATCGAATTCATTGCCAGTGGCGAGTTCGAGGAGCCCGAGTTTGAGCAATCACAAGCCGAGTCGGAACCGGGAAAGCTTCGTGCGCTGGTTGTTGATGATGATCCGCTTTGCCGTAAGCGGGTCGAGATGATCATTTCGCCGTATTTTCATTGCGATTTCGCTGTGACGGGTCTGGAGGGGCTGCAGAAGTTTGAGCGCTCCCTTGGATCTGGTAACAGATATGACCTGGTTACCCTTGATATCAACATGCCCGAACTTGACGGGCATCATACACTTCAGGCTATCCGTTCCCTTGAGAGCAAAAACGGTATCGAAGGGCTGGACGGGGTCAAGATCATCATGAGTACGAGCTGTGATGAGTCGGAACACGTCTTCTCGGCTTTTCGGCAGGGTTGTGAGGCATATGTAATAAAACGAGAAATGGGCGAGAAACTTCCCGAGCAGATGGTCAAGCTAGGTCTTTTGAAAGTTACACCTACCTATTCAATTCGATAA
- a CDS encoding response regulator, whose amino-acid sequence MSNNILIVDDSVLMRAALKRTIDMVDLEIGSVFEAGDGEEALAVIEKERVDLILSDLNMPNIGGVELVEKLKHDERYAQIPIVVISTESSEVRVEDLMEQGVSDFLHKPFRPNEFRDVLIKNLGVCHGNS is encoded by the coding sequence ATGAGTAACAATATTCTGATAGTTGACGATTCAGTGCTGATGCGAGCCGCTCTTAAACGAACCATCGATATGGTTGATTTGGAGATTGGCTCGGTGTTTGAGGCTGGTGATGGTGAAGAGGCCCTGGCGGTGATCGAGAAAGAGCGTGTCGATCTGATACTCTCTGACCTGAACATGCCGAATATTGGCGGTGTAGAGCTTGTTGAGAAGCTCAAGCACGACGAACGTTATGCCCAAATACCGATCGTGGTCATCTCGACTGAGTCGAGTGAGGTTCGCGTTGAAGATCTGATGGAGCAGGGTGTCAGCGATTTTCTGCATAAACCGTTCAGGCCCAACGAATTTCGCGATGTGCTTATCAAGAATCTGGGGGTGTGTCATGGCAACAGCTAA